One Glycine max cultivar Williams 82 chromosome 6, Glycine_max_v4.0, whole genome shotgun sequence DNA segment encodes these proteins:
- the LOC100813651 gene encoding polypyrimidine tract-binding protein homolog 2-like isoform X1, which yields MMGYLIVKWVLYSKGLQTFWFFLTDFGLSFEMASVSSQPQFRYTQPPSKVLHLRNLPWECTEEELIELGKPFGKVVNTKCNVGANRNQAFIEFADLNQAIAMISYYASSSEPAQVRGKTVYLQYSNRQEIVNNKTTADVPGNVLLVTIEGADARLVSIDVLHLVFSAFGFVHKITTFEKTAGFQALVQFSDAETATSAKDALDGRSIPRYLLPEHVGPCTLRITYSGHSDLSVKFQSHRSRDYTNPYLPVAPSAVEGSGQAMVGLDGKRLETESNVLLASIENMQYAVTLDVLHMVFSAFGPVQKIAMFDKNGGLQALIQYPDTQTAVVAKEALEGHCIYDGGFCKLHLSYSRHTDLSIKVNNDRSRDYTIPNTPIVNAQPSIFGQQSVSMMGPSQQPFYGSQAGWGTAPPAAVQSMPMQMHNNVYMPPGTMPQQMAPGMQFPSHNTAQPTTTMPSYGSDRTQ from the exons ATGATGGGATACCTAATTGTGAAATGGGTGTTGTATTCCAAGGGGCTGCAAACTTTCTGGTTCTTTTTGACAGATTTTGGGTTATCGTTTGAAATGGCATCGGTATCCAGTCAACCACAGTTCCGTTACACTCAGCCACCGTCAAAGGTTCTCCATTTGAGGAACTTGCCATGGGAGTGCACAGAGGAGGAACTGATTGAGCTTGGGAAGCCGTTTGGCAAAGTTGTTAACACAAAATGCAATGTTGGGGCGAATAGAAATCAAGCTTTTATTGAATTT GCAGATTTGAATCAAGCCATTGCAATGATATCGTACTATGCCTCATCATCAGAGCCTGCTCAAGTACGTGGGAAAACTGTATACCTACAATATTCAAATAGGCAAGAAATAGTGAATAACAAAACTACTGCAGATGTTCCCGGGAATGTATTGTTGGTAACGATTGAGGGTGCAGATGCACGTCTTGTCAGCATTGATGTCTTGCACTTG GTTTTTTCAGCCTTTGGATTTGTGCATAAGATTACTACTTTCGAGAAGACAGCAGGATTTCAG GCACTGGTGCAATTCTCAGATGCAGAGACTGCCACCTCTGCGAAGGATGCTTTGGATGGAAGAAGCATACCTAg GTATCTGCTGCCTGAGCATGTGGGACCATGTACCCTTAGGATCACTTATTCCGGACATTCAGATTTAAGTGTAAAGTTTCAAAGCCACAGGAGCAG AGACTATACTAATCCTTACCTTCCTGTTGCTCCATCAGCTGTCGAGGGAAGTGGACAG GCTATGGTTGGTTTGGATGGGAAAAGATTGGAGACTGAGAGTAATGTTCTCCTTGCATCTATTGAGAACATGCAATATGCTGTAACATTGGATGTCTTACACATG gttTTCTCTGCTTTTGGCCCTGTCCAAAAAATTGCAATGTTCGATAAGAATGGTGGTTTGCAGGCTCTGATTCAGTATCCAG ATACTCAGACAGCTGTTGTGGCCAAGGAAGCCTTGGAAGGACATTGCATATATGATGGGGGTTTTTGCAAGCTTCACCTTTCATATTCACGACATACTGATCTAAGTATAAAG GTCAATAATGATAGGAGCAGAGACTATACCATTCCTAATACCCCTATTGTGAACGCCCAACCCTCAATTTTCGGGCAACAATCTGTTTCCATGATGGGCCCTTCACAACAACCATTCTATGGGTCTCAGGCTGGATGGGGGACAGCTCCACCAGCAGCGGTTCAGTCTATGCCAATGCAGATGcacaataatgtttacatgccACCTGGAACTATGCCACAACAAATGGCCCCTGGAATGCAATTTCCTAGTCACAACACAGCACAACCTACAACAACAATGCCCTCATATGGATCTGATCGTACTCAATAG
- the LOC100813651 gene encoding polypyrimidine tract-binding protein homolog 2-like gives MASVSSQPQFRYTQPPSKVLHLRNLPWECTEEELIELGKPFGKVVNTKCNVGANRNQAFIEFADLNQAIAMISYYASSSEPAQVRGKTVYLQYSNRQEIVNNKTTADVPGNVLLVTIEGADARLVSIDVLHLVFSAFGFVHKITTFEKTAGFQALVQFSDAETATSAKDALDGRSIPRYLLPEHVGPCTLRITYSGHSDLSVKFQSHRSRDYTNPYLPVAPSAVEGSGQAMVGLDGKRLETESNVLLASIENMQYAVTLDVLHMVFSAFGPVQKIAMFDKNGGLQALIQYPDTQTAVVAKEALEGHCIYDGGFCKLHLSYSRHTDLSIKVNNDRSRDYTIPNTPIVNAQPSIFGQQSVSMMGPSQQPFYGSQAGWGTAPPAAVQSMPMQMHNNVYMPPGTMPQQMAPGMQFPSHNTAQPTTTMPSYGSDRTQ, from the exons ATGGCATCGGTATCCAGTCAACCACAGTTCCGTTACACTCAGCCACCGTCAAAGGTTCTCCATTTGAGGAACTTGCCATGGGAGTGCACAGAGGAGGAACTGATTGAGCTTGGGAAGCCGTTTGGCAAAGTTGTTAACACAAAATGCAATGTTGGGGCGAATAGAAATCAAGCTTTTATTGAATTT GCAGATTTGAATCAAGCCATTGCAATGATATCGTACTATGCCTCATCATCAGAGCCTGCTCAAGTACGTGGGAAAACTGTATACCTACAATATTCAAATAGGCAAGAAATAGTGAATAACAAAACTACTGCAGATGTTCCCGGGAATGTATTGTTGGTAACGATTGAGGGTGCAGATGCACGTCTTGTCAGCATTGATGTCTTGCACTTG GTTTTTTCAGCCTTTGGATTTGTGCATAAGATTACTACTTTCGAGAAGACAGCAGGATTTCAG GCACTGGTGCAATTCTCAGATGCAGAGACTGCCACCTCTGCGAAGGATGCTTTGGATGGAAGAAGCATACCTAg GTATCTGCTGCCTGAGCATGTGGGACCATGTACCCTTAGGATCACTTATTCCGGACATTCAGATTTAAGTGTAAAGTTTCAAAGCCACAGGAGCAG AGACTATACTAATCCTTACCTTCCTGTTGCTCCATCAGCTGTCGAGGGAAGTGGACAG GCTATGGTTGGTTTGGATGGGAAAAGATTGGAGACTGAGAGTAATGTTCTCCTTGCATCTATTGAGAACATGCAATATGCTGTAACATTGGATGTCTTACACATG gttTTCTCTGCTTTTGGCCCTGTCCAAAAAATTGCAATGTTCGATAAGAATGGTGGTTTGCAGGCTCTGATTCAGTATCCAG ATACTCAGACAGCTGTTGTGGCCAAGGAAGCCTTGGAAGGACATTGCATATATGATGGGGGTTTTTGCAAGCTTCACCTTTCATATTCACGACATACTGATCTAAGTATAAAG GTCAATAATGATAGGAGCAGAGACTATACCATTCCTAATACCCCTATTGTGAACGCCCAACCCTCAATTTTCGGGCAACAATCTGTTTCCATGATGGGCCCTTCACAACAACCATTCTATGGGTCTCAGGCTGGATGGGGGACAGCTCCACCAGCAGCGGTTCAGTCTATGCCAATGCAGATGcacaataatgtttacatgccACCTGGAACTATGCCACAACAAATGGCCCCTGGAATGCAATTTCCTAGTCACAACACAGCACAACCTACAACAACAATGCCCTCATATGGATCTGATCGTACTCAATAG
- the LOC100813651 gene encoding polypyrimidine tract-binding protein homolog 2-like isoform X3: MHVLSALMSCTCRPMSRQYLQWQLSALGEIALVFSAFGFVHKITTFEKTAGFQALVQFSDAETATSAKDALDGRSIPRYLLPEHVGPCTLRITYSGHSDLSVKFQSHRSRDYTNPYLPVAPSAVEGSGQAMVGLDGKRLETESNVLLASIENMQYAVTLDVLHMVFSAFGPVQKIAMFDKNGGLQALIQYPDTQTAVVAKEALEGHCIYDGGFCKLHLSYSRHTDLSIKVNNDRSRDYTIPNTPIVNAQPSIFGQQSVSMMGPSQQPFYGSQAGWGTAPPAAVQSMPMQMHNNVYMPPGTMPQQMAPGMQFPSHNTAQPTTTMPSYGSDRTQ; the protein is encoded by the exons ATGCACGTCTTGTCAGCATTGATGTCTTGCACTTG CAGGCCCATGTCGAGGCAATATCTTCAATGGCAGCTTAGTGCTTTGGGAGAAATAGcgctt GTTTTTTCAGCCTTTGGATTTGTGCATAAGATTACTACTTTCGAGAAGACAGCAGGATTTCAG GCACTGGTGCAATTCTCAGATGCAGAGACTGCCACCTCTGCGAAGGATGCTTTGGATGGAAGAAGCATACCTAg GTATCTGCTGCCTGAGCATGTGGGACCATGTACCCTTAGGATCACTTATTCCGGACATTCAGATTTAAGTGTAAAGTTTCAAAGCCACAGGAGCAG AGACTATACTAATCCTTACCTTCCTGTTGCTCCATCAGCTGTCGAGGGAAGTGGACAG GCTATGGTTGGTTTGGATGGGAAAAGATTGGAGACTGAGAGTAATGTTCTCCTTGCATCTATTGAGAACATGCAATATGCTGTAACATTGGATGTCTTACACATG gttTTCTCTGCTTTTGGCCCTGTCCAAAAAATTGCAATGTTCGATAAGAATGGTGGTTTGCAGGCTCTGATTCAGTATCCAG ATACTCAGACAGCTGTTGTGGCCAAGGAAGCCTTGGAAGGACATTGCATATATGATGGGGGTTTTTGCAAGCTTCACCTTTCATATTCACGACATACTGATCTAAGTATAAAG GTCAATAATGATAGGAGCAGAGACTATACCATTCCTAATACCCCTATTGTGAACGCCCAACCCTCAATTTTCGGGCAACAATCTGTTTCCATGATGGGCCCTTCACAACAACCATTCTATGGGTCTCAGGCTGGATGGGGGACAGCTCCACCAGCAGCGGTTCAGTCTATGCCAATGCAGATGcacaataatgtttacatgccACCTGGAACTATGCCACAACAAATGGCCCCTGGAATGCAATTTCCTAGTCACAACACAGCACAACCTACAACAACAATGCCCTCATATGGATCTGATCGTACTCAATAG
- the LOC100813651 gene encoding polypyrimidine tract-binding protein homolog 2-like isoform X4: MHVLSALMSCTWPMSRQYLQWQLSALGEIALVFSAFGFVHKITTFEKTAGFQALVQFSDAETATSAKDALDGRSIPRYLLPEHVGPCTLRITYSGHSDLSVKFQSHRSRDYTNPYLPVAPSAVEGSGQAMVGLDGKRLETESNVLLASIENMQYAVTLDVLHMVFSAFGPVQKIAMFDKNGGLQALIQYPDTQTAVVAKEALEGHCIYDGGFCKLHLSYSRHTDLSIKVNNDRSRDYTIPNTPIVNAQPSIFGQQSVSMMGPSQQPFYGSQAGWGTAPPAAVQSMPMQMHNNVYMPPGTMPQQMAPGMQFPSHNTAQPTTTMPSYGSDRTQ, encoded by the exons ATGCACGTCTTGTCAGCATTGATGTCTTGCACTTG GCCCATGTCGAGGCAATATCTTCAATGGCAGCTTAGTGCTTTGGGAGAAATAGcgctt GTTTTTTCAGCCTTTGGATTTGTGCATAAGATTACTACTTTCGAGAAGACAGCAGGATTTCAG GCACTGGTGCAATTCTCAGATGCAGAGACTGCCACCTCTGCGAAGGATGCTTTGGATGGAAGAAGCATACCTAg GTATCTGCTGCCTGAGCATGTGGGACCATGTACCCTTAGGATCACTTATTCCGGACATTCAGATTTAAGTGTAAAGTTTCAAAGCCACAGGAGCAG AGACTATACTAATCCTTACCTTCCTGTTGCTCCATCAGCTGTCGAGGGAAGTGGACAG GCTATGGTTGGTTTGGATGGGAAAAGATTGGAGACTGAGAGTAATGTTCTCCTTGCATCTATTGAGAACATGCAATATGCTGTAACATTGGATGTCTTACACATG gttTTCTCTGCTTTTGGCCCTGTCCAAAAAATTGCAATGTTCGATAAGAATGGTGGTTTGCAGGCTCTGATTCAGTATCCAG ATACTCAGACAGCTGTTGTGGCCAAGGAAGCCTTGGAAGGACATTGCATATATGATGGGGGTTTTTGCAAGCTTCACCTTTCATATTCACGACATACTGATCTAAGTATAAAG GTCAATAATGATAGGAGCAGAGACTATACCATTCCTAATACCCCTATTGTGAACGCCCAACCCTCAATTTTCGGGCAACAATCTGTTTCCATGATGGGCCCTTCACAACAACCATTCTATGGGTCTCAGGCTGGATGGGGGACAGCTCCACCAGCAGCGGTTCAGTCTATGCCAATGCAGATGcacaataatgtttacatgccACCTGGAACTATGCCACAACAAATGGCCCCTGGAATGCAATTTCCTAGTCACAACACAGCACAACCTACAACAACAATGCCCTCATATGGATCTGATCGTACTCAATAG
- the LOC100813651 gene encoding polypyrimidine tract-binding protein homolog 2-like isoform X5, which translates to MSRQYLQWQLSALGEIALVFSAFGFVHKITTFEKTAGFQALVQFSDAETATSAKDALDGRSIPRYLLPEHVGPCTLRITYSGHSDLSVKFQSHRSRDYTNPYLPVAPSAVEGSGQAMVGLDGKRLETESNVLLASIENMQYAVTLDVLHMVFSAFGPVQKIAMFDKNGGLQALIQYPDTQTAVVAKEALEGHCIYDGGFCKLHLSYSRHTDLSIKVNNDRSRDYTIPNTPIVNAQPSIFGQQSVSMMGPSQQPFYGSQAGWGTAPPAAVQSMPMQMHNNVYMPPGTMPQQMAPGMQFPSHNTAQPTTTMPSYGSDRTQ; encoded by the exons ATGTCGAGGCAATATCTTCAATGGCAGCTTAGTGCTTTGGGAGAAATAGcgctt GTTTTTTCAGCCTTTGGATTTGTGCATAAGATTACTACTTTCGAGAAGACAGCAGGATTTCAG GCACTGGTGCAATTCTCAGATGCAGAGACTGCCACCTCTGCGAAGGATGCTTTGGATGGAAGAAGCATACCTAg GTATCTGCTGCCTGAGCATGTGGGACCATGTACCCTTAGGATCACTTATTCCGGACATTCAGATTTAAGTGTAAAGTTTCAAAGCCACAGGAGCAG AGACTATACTAATCCTTACCTTCCTGTTGCTCCATCAGCTGTCGAGGGAAGTGGACAG GCTATGGTTGGTTTGGATGGGAAAAGATTGGAGACTGAGAGTAATGTTCTCCTTGCATCTATTGAGAACATGCAATATGCTGTAACATTGGATGTCTTACACATG gttTTCTCTGCTTTTGGCCCTGTCCAAAAAATTGCAATGTTCGATAAGAATGGTGGTTTGCAGGCTCTGATTCAGTATCCAG ATACTCAGACAGCTGTTGTGGCCAAGGAAGCCTTGGAAGGACATTGCATATATGATGGGGGTTTTTGCAAGCTTCACCTTTCATATTCACGACATACTGATCTAAGTATAAAG GTCAATAATGATAGGAGCAGAGACTATACCATTCCTAATACCCCTATTGTGAACGCCCAACCCTCAATTTTCGGGCAACAATCTGTTTCCATGATGGGCCCTTCACAACAACCATTCTATGGGTCTCAGGCTGGATGGGGGACAGCTCCACCAGCAGCGGTTCAGTCTATGCCAATGCAGATGcacaataatgtttacatgccACCTGGAACTATGCCACAACAAATGGCCCCTGGAATGCAATTTCCTAGTCACAACACAGCACAACCTACAACAACAATGCCCTCATATGGATCTGATCGTACTCAATAG